The following DNA comes from Ignavibacteria bacterium.
CAACAAACCTGCTTGACGGAATAAAAGTAGATTACTATGGTACTTTAACACCTATCAGCCAGGTTGGCAATTTAAGCACTCCCGATATACACACAATTACCGTACAGTGCTGGGATAAAACCGCTATGCCTGCAGTTGAAAAAGCAATATTAAATTCAAACCTGGGATTAAACCCTATAAATGACGGAAACGTGATCAGAATACCGATCCCGACCTTAAACGAAGAAAGAAGAAAAGAGCTTGTAAAGCTTGTTAAAAAATACGCTGAAGACGGAAAAATTGCGATAAGGAATGTCAGGCGCGATGAGATTGAAAGGCTGAAGAAAGCGGAAAAAGACGAGCACTTTTCAGAAGACGACAGAAAACACGCCGAAGGCGAAATCCAGAAACTAACTGATAAGCATATAAAAGAAATAGACCTTTTAGTAGTACAAAAAGAAAAAGAAATAATGGAAGTCTGATAGCTCCGGTAAACGGAATTAAACAGCTCCAGATATTAAATGAAATATTTTTGGTCTATAGTTTATAGTTTCCTTTTCCTGCCGTTATTCTGGCTGGCTGCTAGGGTATTTTCCCTTTTTAATAACAAGCTGAAAGCCGGGTTTAAAGGCAGAAAAGACCTCTTCAAGTATCTTAATGCCAAGATACTTACCCTGGATAATGCCAAAAAGAATATTATAATTCATTGCGCTTCGCTGGGTGAGTTCGAACAGGCAAAGCCAATAATTGATGAGC
Coding sequences within:
- the frr gene encoding ribosome recycling factor — protein: MIKDIIKETDNKMHKATEHLRNELIRIRTGKATTNLLDGIKVDYYGTLTPISQVGNLSTPDIHTITVQCWDKTAMPAVEKAILNSNLGLNPINDGNVIRIPIPTLNEERRKELVKLVKKYAEDGKIAIRNVRRDEIERLKKAEKDEHFSEDDRKHAEGEIQKLTDKHIKEIDLLVVQKEKEIMEV